The Equus quagga isolate Etosha38 chromosome 2, UCLA_HA_Equagga_1.0, whole genome shotgun sequence genome has a window encoding:
- the LOC124236078 gene encoding olfactory receptor 4F3/4F16/4F29-like: MDRGNHSVVSEIVFLGLTHSWEIQLLLLVFSSVLYVASMTGNMLILLSVTTDPHLHSPMYFLLANLSILDLGVCSTAAPKMIYDLFRKRKVISLGGCIVQIFFIHVLGVVEIVLLIAMAFDRYVAICKPLHYLTIMSPKTCVLFLAAAWAIGTIHSLFQLAFIVNLSFCGPNVLDSFYCDLPRLLRLACTDTYRLQFMVTINSGFLCVGSFFILIISYIFILFTVWKHYSSGSSKALSTLSAHITVVFFFFGPTMFVYTWPHPNSQMDKFLALSDAVLTPFLNPVIYTFRNKDMQAAMKRFFRPLVIFRKIS, translated from the coding sequence ATGGATAGAGGGAATCACTCAGTCGTGTCTGAGATTGTGTTTCTGGGACTCACTCATTCTTGGGAGATCCAGCTTCTCCTCTTGGTGTTCTCTTCTGTGCTCTATGTTGCAAGCATGACTGGAAACATGCTCATTCTATTGTCTGTGACCACTGATCCCCATTTACACTCCCCCATGTACTTTCTACTAGCCAATCTCTCCATCCTTGACCTGGGAGTCTGCTCCACTGCTGCCCCCAAGATGATTTATGACCTTTTCAGAAAGCGTAAAGTCATCTCCCTTGGAGGCTGCATTGTTCAGATCTTCTTCATCCACGTCCTTGGAGTTGTGGAGATTGTTCTGCTCATAGCCATGGCCTTTGACAGATATGTTGCCATATGTAAGCCTCTCCACTATCTCACCATTATGAGCCCAAAAACGTGTGTTTTGTTTCTGGCTGCTGCCTGGGCCATTGGTACTATTCACTCACTGTTCCAACTAGCATTCATTGTTAATCTATCCTTCTGTGGCCCTAATGTATTGGACAGCTTTTACTGTGACCTTCCTCGGCTCCTCAGACTGGCCTGTACAGATACCTACAGATTGCAGTTCATGGTCACCATCAACAGTGGGTTTCTTTGTGTTGGCTCTTTCTTTATACTCATCATTTCCTACATCTTCATCCTGTTTACTGTTTGGAAACATTACTCAAGTGGTTCATCCAAGGCCCTCTCCACTTTGTCAGCTCACATTactgtggtattttttttctttggtccAACCATGTTTGTCTATACATGGCCACATCCCAATTCCCAAATGGACAAGTTTCTTGCTCTCTCTGATGCTGTTCTCACTCCTTTTTTAAATCCAGTCATCTACACATTCAGAAATAAAGACATGCAGGCAGCAATGAAGAGATTTTTCAGACCATTAGTGATTTTTAGAAAGATATCATAA